A single window of Streptomyces cathayae DNA harbors:
- the sigM gene encoding RNA polymerase sigma factor SigM, which yields MPDGTTHHDASDQDLLARHVEGDPEAFGELVRRHRDRLWAVALRTLGDREEAADAVQDALVSAYRAAHTFRGQSAVTTWLHRITVNACLDRARKAASRKTSPVDDTERLEQLLEPHESASAPAERNDLHRQLIAAMGTLPPDQRAALVLVDMQGYPVAEAARILDVPTGTVKSRCARGRARLLPLLHHLRPDGSGDSRKREGERNRTQGASVPPAAGPHRADPPATSPSDPAAVKGGGGKT from the coding sequence ATGCCGGACGGCACCACGCACCACGACGCAAGCGATCAGGACCTCCTCGCCCGCCATGTGGAGGGCGATCCCGAAGCCTTCGGCGAGCTGGTACGCCGACACCGGGACCGGCTGTGGGCGGTGGCCCTCCGGACGTTGGGGGACCGGGAGGAGGCCGCTGACGCGGTTCAGGACGCTCTTGTCTCCGCCTATCGGGCCGCCCATACCTTCCGAGGCCAGTCGGCCGTCACGACATGGCTGCACCGGATCACGGTGAACGCGTGCTTGGACCGTGCGCGCAAGGCTGCATCCCGGAAGACCTCCCCGGTCGACGACACAGAGCGCCTGGAACAGTTGTTGGAGCCCCACGAGTCCGCCTCGGCTCCCGCGGAACGCAACGATCTGCACCGTCAGCTCATAGCCGCCATGGGAACTCTCCCACCCGATCAGCGGGCGGCTCTCGTGCTGGTGGACATGCAGGGCTACCCCGTCGCGGAGGCCGCCCGCATCCTCGATGTGCCCACCGGCACGGTGAAGAGCCGCTGCGCCCGAGGCAGAGCCAGACTCCTTCCCCTTCTGCACCATCTACGGCCGGACGGGAGCGGTGACAGCAGGAAGCGGGAGGGGGAACGGAACCGGACGCAGGGGGCATCCGTCCCACCCGCAGCGGGACCGCATCGAGCGGATCCGCCGGCTACAAGCCCGAGTGACCCAGCGGCAGTGAAGGGCGGAGGTGGGAAAACGTGA
- a CDS encoding protein kinase family protein: protein MAERSTAAVDVADNSGEQPLTAQAGQSTADGVVKNREQDTDSDAAQENTGTEGSGTPSPLELHSGHKLARRYRLEECVTRLDGFSSWRAVDEKLRRAVGVHILPADHSRARSVLASARSSALLGDPRFVQVLDAVEENDIVYVVHEWLPDATELTALLAAGPLEVYDAYQMASQISSAMAAAHREGLAHLRLNPNAVLRTSTGQWRIRGLAVNAALRGIGSDTPQRTDTESIGALLYAALTQRWPYEIDAYGLSGLPKDIGLIPPDQVRAGVHRGLSELAMRALANDGATASRHESPCTTPEELVKAIGEMPRIRPPEPAFTTPPDYQRTTYQQGSYGRPAPGLGVTQSAPAPPPPLQSRTGKALKWAVSALLIAALGLGSWQLADALIDQGGSADDTNKTQTTDGNDKSPQKPKPAEPLTIQGSQEYVATGAAQAPGDVAKTYDNDESTYWRTKKYNAGPALAPYKPGVGIVYDLGSAKEVSAASIGLRYTGDHTTVHLYATDSLTPSTGIDGMKEIGSATTSDRSLNVKASDPVKTQYVLLWITAVPNAPADGYSGAGYKQAITDLKFTG from the coding sequence GTGGCGGAACGGAGCACAGCTGCCGTCGACGTGGCAGACAACAGCGGCGAGCAGCCGCTGACCGCGCAGGCGGGCCAGTCCACGGCCGACGGGGTGGTCAAGAACCGGGAGCAGGACACGGACAGCGACGCGGCACAGGAGAACACCGGGACCGAGGGTTCCGGGACACCGTCGCCGCTCGAACTGCACAGCGGTCACAAGCTCGCCAGACGCTATCGTCTCGAAGAGTGCGTCACCCGTCTGGACGGGTTCAGCAGTTGGCGTGCCGTGGACGAGAAACTCCGCCGCGCCGTCGGTGTGCACATTCTGCCCGCGGACCACTCCCGTGCCCGCTCCGTCCTCGCCTCGGCTCGCTCCTCCGCCCTGCTGGGCGACCCTCGCTTCGTTCAGGTCCTGGACGCCGTCGAGGAGAACGACATCGTCTACGTCGTCCACGAGTGGCTCCCCGACGCCACGGAGTTGACCGCGCTCCTGGCGGCCGGCCCACTCGAGGTGTACGACGCCTATCAGATGGCCAGTCAGATCTCCTCCGCCATGGCCGCGGCCCACCGCGAGGGACTCGCCCATCTGCGCCTGAACCCCAATGCGGTCCTGCGTACCTCGACAGGCCAGTGGCGCATTCGGGGTCTCGCCGTGAACGCGGCACTGCGCGGCATCGGCTCCGACACCCCACAGCGCACCGACACCGAATCCATCGGTGCCCTGCTGTACGCGGCACTCACCCAGCGCTGGCCGTACGAGATCGACGCATACGGTCTGTCAGGGCTGCCGAAGGACATCGGTCTGATCCCGCCCGACCAGGTGCGGGCCGGTGTCCACCGCGGCCTGTCCGAACTCGCCATGCGCGCACTGGCCAACGACGGCGCCACCGCCTCCCGGCATGAGTCCCCGTGCACCACGCCGGAGGAGCTGGTGAAGGCGATCGGCGAGATGCCCCGCATCCGTCCACCGGAGCCTGCCTTCACCACCCCGCCGGACTACCAGCGCACGACGTACCAGCAGGGTTCCTACGGGCGTCCGGCACCCGGTCTGGGCGTCACCCAGTCGGCGCCGGCCCCGCCGCCCCCGCTGCAGAGCCGTACGGGCAAGGCGCTGAAGTGGGCCGTGTCGGCACTGCTGATCGCCGCACTCGGTCTGGGCAGCTGGCAGCTCGCGGACGCCCTCATCGACCAGGGCGGCAGCGCGGACGACACCAACAAGACGCAGACGACGGACGGCAACGACAAGAGCCCCCAAAAACCCAAGCCGGCCGAGCCACTCACGATCCAAGGCTCTCAGGAGTACGTGGCGACCGGTGCGGCCCAGGCCCCCGGTGATGTGGCCAAGACCTACGACAATGACGAGTCGACCTACTGGCGGACCAAGAAGTACAACGCCGGCCCGGCACTCGCGCCCTACAAACCCGGAGTGGGCATCGTCTACGACCTCGGCTCGGCCAAGGAGGTCTCGGCGGCGTCGATAGGGCTCCGGTACACCGGTGACCACACGACGGTGCACCTCTACGCCACCGACTCGCTGACGCCTTCGACCGGAATCGACGGCATGAAGGAGATCGGATCCGCCACGACCAGTGACAGATCGCTGAATGTGAAGGCGTCGGACCCGGTGAAGACGCAGTACGTACTGCTGTGGATCACGGCCGTCCCGAACGCGCCCGCCGACGGCTACAGCGGTGCCGGCTACAAGCAGGCCATCACCGACCTGAAGTTCACCGGCTGA
- the murJ gene encoding murein biosynthesis integral membrane protein MurJ, whose amino-acid sequence MNAPYDGDRGRAAGNSGHPESDPPEGPPPGHDQAPQPPADTYLQDTYDQDPYRAQDIAAQDPVAEALYDRAAHPPPPQGTYTPQQPLYGQPPQSPHAPDPRVWAQAPAPEPDAPTQYLPYGDDPRTTQFVGVDDLVGQAGDKRREPDAFAHLLRDQQQDGGYTQQHGGGRPGYQPVAGRQSPESVPVPGPASAAPGHYAGATPPPAAESPAPEPAAAPPAKKGGRAGGLLKSSAVMAAGTMVSRLTGFIRSALIVSALGLGLLGDSFQVAYQLPTMIYILTVGGGLNSVFVPQLVRAMKDDADGGIAYANRLLTLVMAALAALTAVAWLAAPLLVRALSNPVASDSAANEVAVTFTRYFLPSIFFMGVHVVMGQILNARGRFGAMMWTPVLNNIVIIVTLGTFIYVYGTAADSQMTVTSIPPEGQRLLGIGILLGLVVQALAMIPYLRETGFRIRLRFDWKGHGLGKAAKLAKWTILFVLANQAGALVVTQLSTAAGLNSDAQGTGFAAYANAQLIWGLPQAIITVSLMAALLPRISRSAAEDDSGAVRDDISQGLRTTAVAIVPIAFGFISLGIPMCTLIFGSSGTGAATNMGYMLMAFGLGLIPYSVQYVVLRAFYAYEDTRTPFYNTVIVAAVNAIASAVCFFVLPARWAVVGMAAAYGLAYAAGVGVAWRRLRKRLGGDLDGARVLRTYARLCIASVPAALLSGAVCYGIGHSLGQGAGASFAALLAGGAVLFGVFFVAARRMRIVEVNSLVGMVRGRLGR is encoded by the coding sequence ATGAACGCGCCGTACGACGGTGACCGCGGCCGTGCCGCGGGCAACTCGGGCCATCCCGAGTCGGACCCGCCCGAGGGTCCGCCGCCCGGGCACGACCAGGCTCCGCAGCCGCCCGCTGATACGTATCTCCAGGACACCTACGACCAGGATCCCTACCGCGCGCAGGACATCGCCGCCCAGGACCCGGTCGCGGAGGCCCTGTACGACCGCGCGGCGCACCCCCCGCCCCCACAGGGCACGTACACCCCTCAGCAGCCGCTGTACGGGCAGCCTCCCCAGTCGCCCCACGCGCCCGACCCTCGGGTATGGGCCCAGGCCCCGGCACCGGAACCGGACGCTCCGACCCAGTACCTCCCGTACGGGGATGATCCGCGCACGACACAGTTCGTGGGCGTGGACGACCTGGTCGGCCAGGCCGGAGACAAGCGCCGTGAGCCGGACGCCTTCGCCCACCTGCTCCGCGATCAGCAGCAGGACGGTGGCTACACCCAACAGCACGGCGGTGGGCGTCCCGGCTACCAGCCGGTGGCCGGCCGGCAGTCCCCTGAATCGGTTCCGGTACCCGGCCCGGCCTCCGCGGCACCCGGTCACTACGCGGGAGCCACACCACCGCCTGCCGCCGAGTCTCCCGCACCGGAACCGGCTGCCGCGCCGCCCGCGAAGAAGGGCGGCCGGGCCGGAGGGCTGCTGAAGTCCAGTGCCGTGATGGCGGCGGGCACGATGGTGTCCCGCCTCACCGGATTCATCCGCTCCGCCTTGATCGTCTCAGCGCTCGGTCTGGGTCTTCTCGGTGACTCGTTCCAGGTCGCGTACCAGTTGCCGACCATGATCTACATCCTCACCGTCGGCGGCGGCCTCAACTCCGTCTTCGTGCCGCAGCTCGTCCGCGCCATGAAGGACGATGCCGACGGTGGCATCGCGTACGCCAACCGACTGCTGACCCTCGTGATGGCGGCCCTGGCCGCACTCACCGCCGTCGCGTGGCTCGCCGCGCCGCTCCTCGTGCGTGCGCTGTCCAACCCGGTCGCCTCCGACTCCGCGGCCAACGAGGTCGCCGTCACCTTCACCCGCTACTTCCTGCCCTCGATCTTCTTCATGGGCGTACACGTGGTGATGGGGCAGATCCTCAACGCGCGCGGCCGGTTCGGCGCGATGATGTGGACCCCGGTCCTCAACAACATCGTCATCATCGTGACACTCGGTACGTTCATCTACGTCTACGGCACCGCCGCCGACTCGCAGATGACCGTCACGAGCATTCCGCCGGAAGGCCAGCGTCTCCTCGGCATCGGTATCCTGCTCGGCCTCGTCGTCCAGGCCCTGGCCATGATCCCGTACCTGCGCGAGACGGGATTCCGTATCCGTCTGCGCTTCGACTGGAAGGGTCACGGTCTGGGGAAGGCGGCGAAGCTCGCCAAGTGGACCATCCTGTTCGTGCTCGCCAACCAGGCGGGCGCGCTGGTCGTGACCCAGCTGTCCACAGCGGCCGGCCTGAACTCCGATGCCCAGGGCACCGGCTTCGCCGCCTACGCCAACGCCCAGCTGATCTGGGGCCTGCCCCAGGCCATCATCACCGTCTCGCTGATGGCCGCCCTGCTGCCCCGTATCTCCCGCTCGGCGGCAGAGGACGACAGCGGTGCCGTCCGGGACGACATCTCCCAAGGCCTGCGCACCACGGCCGTCGCGATCGTGCCGATCGCTTTCGGCTTCATCTCCCTCGGTATCCCGATGTGCACCCTGATCTTCGGCTCCTCGGGCACCGGCGCAGCGACCAACATGGGTTACATGCTGATGGCCTTCGGCCTCGGTCTGATCCCCTACTCCGTGCAGTACGTCGTCCTACGTGCCTTCTACGCCTATGAGGACACCCGGACCCCCTTCTACAACACGGTCATCGTGGCCGCGGTCAACGCGATCGCCTCGGCCGTCTGCTTCTTCGTCCTCCCGGCCCGCTGGGCCGTGGTCGGCATGGCCGCCGCCTACGGCCTTGCCTACGCGGCCGGCGTCGGTGTCGCCTGGCGCCGGCTGCGCAAGCGGCTGGGCGGGGACCTGGACGGCGCTCGGGTGCTGCGGACGTACGCCCGGCTGTGCATCGCCTCGGTTCCGGCCGCGCTGCTCAGCGGTGCGGTCTGCTACGGCATCGGGCACAGCCTCGGTCAGGGCGCCGGAGCTTCGTTCGCCGCGCTGCTGGCCGGTGGGGCCGTCCTGTTCGGCGTCTTCTTCGTCGCCGCCCGCCGGATGCGCATCGTGGAGGTCAACTCGTTGGTCGGTATGGTCCGCGGACGCCTGGGACGCTGA
- a CDS encoding DUF6049 family protein gives MAEAADFQGTSASPARRWLRRTGTLFAGVPLLAGLLQLPAASPAGATAQSTRQAPSGAGSVSVSVNSLTPSTPTEGDTVTVSGTVTNKGGKAVTDAHVGLRVGPLLNTRSGIETVARNSDDVQGAVGPEIDDKYSQEFERLAPGVSQPFRISVPTDELSLGKNGVYQVAVALSGQTSAQPWQQTLGVRHTFLPWQPEEADKKTRTTFLWPLISTVHTTAETGSDEQQTPVLRDDVLAKEISPGGRLDRMVALGKDLDVTWVVDPDLLASVDAMTESYEVRSEGDTTTAGRHQAVAKRWLAQVQSAVADNEVVALPFGDPDLASLAHNGTSVTGSLSHLKEATDVVVNTVEPILHVKPTTDFAWPVNGAVDPSIVKVATSAGADKVIARSDSFRETGDLSYTPSAARPIGGGTTAVVADARLSTLFQGDMTKASTTTSTVQRFLAQSLTLSLQTGRQRSIVVAPQRTPSASQAQTMAEVLKAVQDGNWSESQDLTAAAKAKPDPAATTEVPSASSYPSSLRKQELPQSAFEQIARTQDKLDKFQVILSDPSRVVTPFGRALNRGMSVSWRGQVAEAATYRSGVEAYLDGLLDQVKLIEKSETKLSGRSATIPVTVQNNLVQGVEHLTLRLTSTNPTRLEIEGAAYGEQPVTVSGGHSQSVKFTTSANANGRATVIAQLYTQDGQKYGEPVTFDVKVTEITATVMLVIGGGVLLLVLAGFRMYTQRKRAAAREVLEEKRAPDGGSEDPQNPGAPAVRLTKKSEDCSETDAPEQPSDPVPDTAPESADPSGTGERVDR, from the coding sequence GTGGCCGAGGCGGCAGACTTCCAGGGGACGAGTGCCTCACCTGCCCGCCGCTGGCTGCGGCGCACCGGAACCCTGTTCGCCGGAGTACCCCTGCTGGCCGGCCTGCTCCAGTTGCCCGCCGCGTCTCCGGCGGGCGCCACCGCGCAGAGCACCCGGCAGGCTCCCTCCGGTGCGGGCTCGGTCTCCGTCTCCGTGAACTCGCTCACCCCGAGCACCCCCACCGAGGGAGACACCGTCACCGTGTCCGGTACGGTGACCAACAAGGGCGGGAAAGCGGTCACCGACGCCCACGTCGGCCTGCGGGTGGGTCCCCTGCTGAACACCCGCTCCGGGATCGAGACCGTCGCCAGGAACAGTGACGACGTCCAGGGCGCCGTCGGCCCGGAGATCGACGACAAGTACTCCCAGGAGTTCGAACGCCTCGCTCCGGGCGTCTCACAGCCCTTCCGTATCTCCGTGCCGACGGACGAGCTCAGCCTCGGAAAGAACGGCGTCTACCAGGTGGCGGTGGCCCTCTCCGGACAGACTTCCGCCCAGCCGTGGCAGCAGACCCTCGGTGTCCGGCACACGTTCCTGCCGTGGCAGCCCGAGGAAGCCGACAAAAAGACGAGAACGACGTTTCTGTGGCCGCTGATCTCCACGGTCCACACGACGGCGGAGACCGGTTCCGACGAACAGCAGACCCCGGTCCTCCGCGACGACGTCCTGGCCAAGGAGATCTCCCCGGGCGGCCGTCTGGACCGGATGGTGGCACTGGGCAAGGATCTCGATGTCACCTGGGTGGTCGATCCGGACCTGCTGGCATCCGTCGACGCGATGACCGAGAGCTACGAAGTCCGAAGCGAGGGTGACACCACCACGGCGGGCCGTCATCAGGCTGTCGCCAAGAGATGGCTCGCCCAGGTGCAGAGCGCGGTGGCGGACAACGAGGTCGTCGCGTTGCCCTTCGGCGACCCGGATCTTGCCTCCCTCGCCCACAACGGCACGTCGGTCACCGGCTCCCTGAGTCATCTCAAGGAGGCCACGGATGTCGTCGTCAACACGGTCGAGCCGATACTCCACGTGAAACCGACCACCGACTTCGCCTGGCCCGTCAATGGTGCGGTGGACCCCTCCATCGTCAAGGTCGCCACATCCGCCGGCGCCGACAAGGTGATCGCCCGCAGCGACAGTTTCCGGGAGACCGGTGACCTGTCGTACACGCCTTCGGCCGCACGCCCCATCGGGGGCGGCACCACGGCGGTGGTCGCGGACGCCCGGTTGTCCACCCTGTTCCAGGGCGATATGACCAAGGCCTCCACGACCACGTCCACGGTGCAGCGGTTCCTGGCACAGAGCCTGACGCTCAGCCTCCAGACCGGTCGGCAGCGCAGCATCGTCGTGGCTCCGCAGCGCACTCCCTCCGCGAGCCAGGCCCAGACGATGGCCGAGGTGCTGAAGGCCGTCCAGGACGGAAACTGGTCGGAGTCCCAGGACCTCACCGCCGCCGCGAAGGCGAAGCCGGACCCCGCCGCCACCACCGAGGTTCCCTCGGCCTCCTCGTATCCCTCCTCGCTGCGCAAGCAGGAACTGCCGCAGTCGGCGTTCGAGCAGATCGCGAGGACACAGGACAAGCTCGACAAGTTCCAGGTGATCCTCTCCGACCCGTCCCGGGTGGTGACCCCGTTCGGCCGGGCCCTGAACCGGGGGATGTCCGTCTCATGGCGCGGCCAGGTCGCCGAGGCGGCCACCTACCGCAGTGGGGTCGAGGCGTACCTCGACGGACTTCTCGACCAGGTGAAGCTGATCGAGAAGTCGGAGACGAAACTGTCCGGCCGCAGTGCCACGATCCCCGTGACCGTCCAGAACAACCTGGTGCAGGGCGTCGAGCACCTGACGCTGCGTCTCACCTCGACCAACCCGACCCGCCTCGAGATCGAGGGGGCCGCCTACGGAGAGCAGCCGGTCACCGTCTCGGGCGGTCACAGCCAGTCGGTGAAGTTCACCACGTCCGCCAACGCCAACGGCCGGGCGACGGTGATCGCCCAGCTGTACACGCAGGACGGCCAGAAGTACGGCGAGCCGGTCACCTTCGACGTCAAGGTCACCGAGATCACCGCCACGGTGATGCTGGTCATCGGCGGCGGTGTCCTGCTGCTCGTCCTTGCCGGCTTCAGGATGTACACCCAGCGCAAGCGTGCCGCGGCCCGCGAGGTCCTGGAGGAGAAGCGCGCGCCGGACGGGGGCAGCGAAGATCCGCAGAACCCGGGCGCCCCCGCGGTACGTCTCACCAAGAAGTCGGAGGACTGTTCGGAAACGGACGCCCCGGAGCAGCCGAGTGACCCGGTACCGGACACCGCACCGGAAAGCGCAGACCCGTCCGGCACGGGTGAGAGAGTGGACCGTTGA
- a CDS encoding CCA tRNA nucleotidyltransferase, with translation MPNANEQTSALSQVQDQAVNELLRVAPVADDLARRFQEAGFSLALVGGSVRDALLGRLGNDLDFTTDAHPQDVLKIVRPWADAVWEVGIAFGTVGAQKDVRVGDVDRSFQIEVTTYRSEAYGRTSRKPEVAYGDSIEEDLVRRDFTVNAMALALPAKEFIDPHGGLDDLAAGVLRTPGTPEESFSDDPLRMMRAARFAAQLDFEVAPEVVTALREMAGRIDIVSAERVRDELNKLVLSAHPRKGLTLLVDTGLADHVLPELPALRLESDEHHRHKDVYEHTLIVLEQAMALEDAGPDLTLRLAALLHDIGKPRTRRFEGDGRVSFHHHEVVGAKMTKKRMTALKYSNELVKDVSRLVELHLRFHGYGTGEWTDSAVRRYVRDAGPLLDRLHKLTRSDCTTRNRRRAAALSRAYDGLEERIAKLQEQEELDSIRPDLDGNQVMEILGVKPGPAVGQAYKHMLELRLENGPMGHDAAVAALKEWWAEQQG, from the coding sequence GTGCCGAACGCCAACGAACAAACCAGTGCCCTGAGCCAGGTGCAGGACCAAGCGGTCAACGAACTGCTGCGGGTCGCCCCTGTCGCCGACGACCTCGCCCGCCGCTTCCAGGAGGCCGGGTTCTCACTCGCCCTGGTCGGCGGTTCGGTCCGGGACGCTCTGCTCGGCCGGCTCGGCAATGACCTCGACTTCACGACTGACGCCCACCCACAGGACGTCCTGAAGATCGTTCGTCCGTGGGCGGACGCCGTCTGGGAGGTGGGGATCGCCTTCGGCACCGTCGGAGCCCAGAAGGACGTCCGCGTCGGAGACGTTGACCGAAGCTTTCAGATCGAGGTGACGACCTACCGCTCGGAGGCGTACGGCCGCACGTCACGCAAGCCGGAGGTGGCGTACGGCGACTCCATCGAGGAGGACCTCGTCCGTCGTGACTTCACGGTGAACGCGATGGCCCTCGCGCTTCCCGCGAAGGAGTTCATCGACCCGCACGGTGGCCTGGACGATCTCGCGGCCGGTGTGCTGCGCACACCGGGCACCCCCGAAGAGTCCTTCTCGGACGATCCGCTGCGGATGATGCGAGCCGCGCGCTTCGCCGCTCAGCTCGATTTCGAGGTGGCTCCCGAGGTGGTCACGGCCCTGCGGGAGATGGCCGGACGCATCGACATCGTCTCGGCCGAGCGGGTCCGGGACGAGCTGAACAAGCTGGTCCTGTCCGCTCACCCGCGCAAGGGGCTGACCCTGCTCGTCGATACCGGGCTCGCCGACCACGTGCTGCCCGAACTGCCGGCCCTGCGTCTGGAGAGCGATGAGCACCACCGGCACAAGGACGTCTACGAGCACACGCTGATCGTCCTGGAGCAGGCGATGGCGCTGGAGGACGCCGGCCCCGACCTGACACTGCGCCTTGCGGCTCTGCTGCATGACATCGGCAAGCCGCGCACGCGCCGTTTCGAGGGCGACGGCCGGGTCTCCTTCCACCATCACGAGGTGGTGGGCGCGAAGATGACGAAGAAGCGCATGACGGCCCTCAAGTACTCCAACGAACTGGTGAAGGACGTCTCGCGCCTGGTCGAGCTCCATCTGCGTTTCCACGGCTACGGCACGGGAGAGTGGACGGACTCCGCCGTCCGTCGCTACGTCCGGGACGCGGGGCCGCTCCTGGATCGGCTGCACAAGCTGACCCGCTCGGACTGCACGACACGCAACCGCCGCAGGGCGGCCGCGCTGTCCCGTGCGTACGACGGTCTGGAGGAGCGCATTGCCAAGCTCCAGGAGCAGGAGGAACTGGACTCCATCCGCCCGGACCTCGACGGCAACCAGGTCATGGAGATCCTCGGCGTCAAGCCCGGACCGGCGGTCGGTCAGGCGTACAAGCACATGCTGGAGCTTCGTCTGGAGAACGGTCCGATGGGGCATGACGCGGCGGTGGCGGCCCTCAAGGAGTGGTGGG